CGGGCAGGAGGGTATCAAGCGCGGCAATCTGCGCGGCCGTCCCGTCGAATTGCTGCACAGGGCGTGTGCCGATCTGATCGAACAGGGCGTCGATGTCATCGTGCCCGGCATGACGGAAATCGCACTCGTCGCGGACGAAATTCGCGTGTTGAGTGTGCCGCTGGTCGATTCCAACCTGGTCTACGCACAACAGGTCGTGTCCGGCCAGTATGACTCGCCTTCGAGCGTCTTCAAGGTAGGGGTCGTGGGCGGCGTGGGTCCGGCCGCGACCATCGACTTTCTCGACAAGGTCGTGCGCAATACACCCGCAAAACGCGACCAGGATCACATCAGGCTGATCGTCGAACAGAATCCGCAGATTCCAGATCGCACCGAAAATCTGATCGGCGACGGGGCGGATCCCACCGTCTCGCTGTATGCGACGTGCAAGCGGCTGGAAGAGGGCGACGCCGACATCATCGCGATACCCTGCAATACCGCGCATGCGTTCGTCGAAAGGATTCAGCCGTATCTCGGCATACCCATCGTCAACATGCTGACGGAGACCGTGCGCTACGTGCGCGAGTCCTGGCCGGATCATCGCGACATTGGCGTGCTCGCGACATCGGGAACGATTGCGAGCGGCGTATATGAAAAAGCGCTCGAATCACAGGGTCTTCGTCAGATTGCGCCCAACGCGATGCTACAGGGACGCGTGATGGAAGCGATCTACGGCAAGCGCGGCGTAAAAGCGGGATTCACCACGGGAAGATGTCAGGAAGATATCGCCGATGCAGTCGAAGGACTGGTCGCCCAAGGCGTGGAAATCATCATTCTTGGCTGCACCGAACTGCCGCTTCTTCTTCCGCTCGCCGAATACATCGGCAGGAGCGGCACGCATGCAAGACTCGTCGATCCGACCGACGTGCTTGCCCGGCGATGTATCGCCTATGCGACTACAGCAAGCGAAACCGCGCGCGCCGCCACCACGCCGCTCCCGATCCTGCAGACCTGACGATTCCTCCGCCGTTGCTTCCGCGACGGCGGCGTCATCCGCGTATTCCCACATATCCGAATGGAGCCGTACATGTTCAATACCACCGAGCGCACCGAGCGTATCGAGCACGACCTTCTTGGCGATCTCGCCGTACCCGATGCTGCCTACTACGGCGTCCACACGCTGCGTGCACTCGCCAACTTTCCTATCACAGGGATTCCAATCTCGACGTATCCGAACCTCGTCAACGCGTTGGCGAGCGTGAAAGAAGCCGCAGCGATGGCGAACCATGACCTCGGTTTGCTTGCCGGGCACAAGATGAACGCGATCGTCCACGCATGTCGTGAGATTCGCGCCGGTGTCGCGCATGACCAGTTTGTGGTGGATGTCATTCAGGGCGGCGCGGGTACTTCGACCAACATGAACGCAAATGAAGTGATCGCGAATCTGGCGCTGGAACATCTTGGTCACCGGCGCGGCGACTACTCGATGTTGCATCCCAACGAGGACGTCAATCTCGGTCAAAGCACGAATGATGTGTATCCGACTGCCCTGAAGATCGCGACCTACATGGGGATCGTTCAGCTGGTGCACGCGATGGGCGTATTGCGTCACGCGTTCGAGCGCAAGGCGGAAGAATTCCGCGACGACCTCAAAATGGGGCGCACGCAGCTGCAGGATGCCGTTCCCATGACACTCGGGCAGGAGTTCAGCACGTTCGCTGTCATGCTGGGAGAAGACGAAGAGCGGCTCCTGGAAGCATCGAAGCTGATCTGCGAGATCAACCTCGGCGCAACGGCCATTGGAACGGGCATCAACACGTCGCCGGACTATGCGCCCCTCGCGTGCCGGCACCTTGCCAGCATCACGGGCATACCCGTTACCACATCGCCCAATCTCGTCGAGGCGACCCAGGACGTCGGCTCATTCGTCCAGTTGTCGGGCGTGCTCAAGCGCGTCGCGATCAAACTCTCCAAAACGTGCAACGACCTTCGTCTTCTTTCGAGCGGTCCGCGAGCGGGTTTTGGCGAGATCAACCTTCCGCCTGTTCAGGCAGGTTCGAGCATCATGCCGGGCAAGGTTAATCCGGTCATCCCGGAAGTCGTCAACCAGATTGCATTCGAAGTCATCGGCAACGATGTCACGGTCAGCTTCGCGGCAGAAGCCGGTCAGTTGCAGCTGAATGCTTTCGAGCCGCTTATCGCGCACAGCATCTTCAAGAGCGTCGCCCATCTGCGGGCGGGATGCCTCACGCTTGCATCGAGATGTGTCGATGGCATTACTGCGAACCGCGATCGACTTCATTCGCTGGTTGAGAACTCGATCGGTATCGTGACTGCGCTCAACCCCTACATCGGCTATACCAACGCGACGCAGGTTGCGCAGCAAGCGTTGCTGTCGGGGAAGAGCGTTGCTGAGATCGTCATCGAAACGGGCCTGCTCAGCCGGGCGCAACTCGATGAGATCCTTCAACCCGCGATGCTGACCGAGCCGAGAAGGGCACTCGCCTTCGACAGTGGCGCGCTGGAGCAGGGTTGATAGACGGCTTCACGTACGCATGGACGGCTGCGACAACGCCTTCGCCGAGGCAATCAGATCGTCGAGCATCGCGGCGCGCTTGGCGGGATCGGTGTCGCGCCCCGTCATGAAGCACAGCGCCGCGATGGGCAGGCCGGTCCGATCGCGCACGGGCGCGGCCATGCAGAGCCGGAAGGACATCGAAAGACCCTCCGTGCAGCAATAGCCTCGCGCTGCCGCGTCGCGAACGTCCTGCATGAAGGCGTCGAATCCGATGCGGCGACCGTCGTCCAGAACGTAGTCTTCGTCGGGAATCAGCGCGTGGACGTCATCGTCGGTCAGATGTCCGAGCAGCAGGCGGCCCGTCGCTGTCCACGGAATCGGCACCCTCACGCCGATATCGGAGGTGATGTTGAACGGGCGCGCGCTGTTCTCCGACAGCACCACCGTGTACTTGTTGCCTTCGAGCATGCACAGCTGCGTGGTCTCGTCGTACTTGCGCACGAGACCGAGTATGGTCTGATGCGCGCGGCTGATGAGATCGTTGTGCATCGCGTAATCGGCGCCGTAGTAGTGCATCTCGCGCCCGAAAAACACGCTGCCGTCGGCGGCCGTTTCGAGCCAGCCCGCCTCCGTGAGTATCGTGACCAGCTCATAGACGCTCGAACGCGGTGCACGCGTCGCCTCGATCAGCTCGCGCATCGTCAGCGGACGCCGCGCAACATGCAGTTCTTTGAAAATGCCGATCACGCGGTCCACGCCCCGGGCCCGTGACGATTCTGGTGCAGACATTACGTAGACTCCGTCGGCGATAGAGATCGCGCGTTTCGTTCTTGTGTTGTTGTCGTTCGTTCTTTCTTTCGCGATGGATCCGATGCGATCAGTGATCGAGCACGCGATGCAGGAACTGTTTCGTCCGTTCGTTCTGCGGCGTGACGAAGATTTCCTCCGGCACGCCCTGTTCGGCGATCACACCTTTGTCCATGAACACGACGCGGTCGGCCGTCTTGCGCGCGAAGCCCATCTCGTGCGTGACGACGACCATCGTCATGCCGTCGCGCGCGAGGCCGCGCATGACTTCCGTCACTTCGCCGACCAGTTCCGGGTCCAGCGCAGAGGTCGCTTCGTCGAAGAACATGATGCCGGGCTCGACCGCGAGCGCCCGCGCAATCGCGACACGCTGCTGCTGACCGCCCGACAACTGGCTCGGATAATGTTCGGCGCGATCGGCGAGGCCCACGCGGTCGAGCACGTCCATTGCGCGTTTGCGGGCGTCGGCGGGACTCATCTTGCGCGCCTTGATCAGCGCGAGCGTCACGTTGCCGAGCGCCGTCTTGTGCGGAAACAGATTGAACTGCTGGAACACCATGCCGACGTGACCGCGAATCTCCTTCGCGCGGCGCACATCGTGAAGCGGTACTTCGTTGACCCAGACTTCGCCCGAATCGGCCGTTTCGAGACCGGCCATGATGCGCAGCACCGTGCTCTTGCCCGACCCGGATGCGCCGATCAGCACGAGCACTTCGCCGGGGCGCACTTCGAGATTGATCTCTTTCAGCACCTTCGTCGCGCCGAACGATTTGCTGACGCCGTTCAGATTGATGACGGGCTTCGACCCGATGGATGTGGTCATGACAACACGCTCCTACGATCATGGTGGCGCACCCACTGCGACAGCGGGAAACACACGACGAAATACAGCACGGCGACGAGTCCATAGATTTCGACCGGCTTGCCGACGCGATCGACGATGGCCTGGCCGCCATGCATCAGTTCCGACATGCCGATCATGCTGACGATCGACGTGTCCTTGATCAGCGACAGGTACTGGCCGATCAGTGGCGGCAAGACGATCTTGCCCGTCTGCGGCAACACGACCGAAAAGAACGTCTGCGTCTTGCTGAGACCGAGAATCTGCGAGACTTCCCATTGGCCTTTGGGCACGGCCTCGATGCCCGAGCGGAACACTTCGGCGATATACGCGCCCTGGTACACGCTCAGGCCGACGACACCCGCCGCGAACACATCGATCGCATAGCCGAAGTACGACACGCCGAAGTAGATAAACATCAGCGTGATGAGCACGGGCGTGCCGCGAAAGAGTTCGGTGTAGAGCTTTGCGACGCGCGCGCTGCCCCACGGTCCGAACGAGCGCAACACGGCGGCGAGCAGACCGATCAGCGTGCCGCCGACAATCGATGCCGCGGAAAGCAGCAAGGTCGCGACCAGTCCCTGCAGCAGGATCGACAGGCTGGTCGTCAGCAGTTCGGTTGACATGGACGGTTTCCCCTTCGATGGTTCAGGTGCGGTTCGCCTGACGCGGAATCAGCAGAAGCCGCCGGCGCGTGTGCTGCTTGAGCATGAGGGGCGGGTGGAACACGCGCGCGCCGATCTGTTCCGCGATCCATGACAGGCAGTTGCTCAGGATCAGATACGCGATCAGCGTCACCGAGAACGTCTGGATGTAGAGGAGGGTGCGCGCATTGATCACGGTCGCCGTGCCCGTCAGTTCAGGCAACGCGATCGCAGACAGCAGCGACGTGCCGAGCAGCAACTGGATCAGGTTGTTGACGATGGCGGGATAGACGGCTCGCGCCGCTTGCGGCAAGACGACTTCGATGAAGACCTGCGAACGGCCCAGGCCCAGAATGCCGGCTGCTTCGATCTGTCCGCGCGGCACCGACTGAATGCCGGCGCGAAAGACTTCCGCCATATACGCGCCCACATTCACGCCGAGCGCGATCACGCCCGCCGTGTACGCACTCAGGTTCAAACCCAGCGACGGCAGACCGAAGAACACGATGAATATCTGTAGCAGCACAGGCGTATTGCGGATCAGCTCGATATAGCCGCGCGCGATGATGCGCAGCGGCACGAGATGCGAAGCGCCCGCGAGCGCCGTCAGCAAACCGAGAATCAGCGCGACGCAAAATGCGAGCAGCGTGACCTGCAACGTGAGCCACGCGGCCTGAAAGAACTCGGGCACATAGCCCCACAGGGTCAGCCATTGATAACTCATCGCCATTCCTTCGCAAAGTCGTGCCGGTGCATGCGCCGCGCGTTCGTGTTCAGAACTGCGGGTTGAGCGGATAGCGGGGCGGCGTGCCGAACCACTTCGTGTACAGCTGCGCGTTCTGCTTCGATGCGTTGATGTTGAACAGGAACAGGTTCAGGTAGTTGAGCCAGACCTGATCGCCCGACTTCACACCGAACGCGTTGTATTCGAGCGGCACGAGGGCTTCGTTGGTGACGGTCAGTTCGGGGTCCAGCTTCGCCTGATAGGCGAGGAAGTTGTTGTCCTCGATCATAGCGTCGGCCTGGCCCTGCTTGACGGCGAGAATCGCGGCTTCCGAGCTGTCGAATTCCTGGATCTTCACGGGGATGCCCAGCGCGCGCACTTCGTCGCCGTTCGTCGAGCCCTTGACGGTCGCGATCGTATGGCCCGACATGTCCTTCACCGACTGAATGCCGCTGCTCTTCTTGACGAGCAGCGCCTCGCTCGCGACGACGTACGGCGTCGTGAACGCGATTTCCTTCGCACGTTCGAGGTTGCGCGTGAAGTTGCAGAAGACCACGTCGACCTTGGCGGTCTGCAGATTCGGAATGCGGTTTGCGCTCGTCGTGTTGACCATTTCGAGCTTCACGCCCATCTGTTTCGCGAGTTCTTTCGCAAGGTCGACGTCGTAGCCGTCCGGTTGTCCGGCCTTGTCGTAGAAGCCGAATGGCGCGAAGGTCAGACAGTCGCCGACACGCAGCGTGCCGCGTTGCAGGACGGCCTGCAGGGTCGAGCCCGTCGCGGCATCCTGGCCTGTCGTCGCGACCTTGGTGCAACCGGTGAGTGCCAGCAGGCCGACTACGGCGGACAAACAGGCGAACCTTACGCTTTCTTTGAACAGTCTCATTTTCGACCCTGTGAAAGGAATCCCATGCTGGACGGAACTCGCGACCGTAACGGTTTTAAGGCTGCACGCAGGCGTGCAAACCGGCAGATCGCGCACCTCGCTGTGTGTCCGGTATATCGGAATCGAATCCGGCACAGCAGATGCGACCCAGTGTTTCATGGAAAAAAACGGATGACAAGCGGGTATACGCGCGCCTTCAATGTCGATTGAAGGCGCGGCGAAAGTTGAAGAAGGACAGGTATGAAGGGAGTAGAGCGGAGAGTGTGGCGCGATCAGCGCGGCTTCATCAACACCTTGATCGAGTCCAGCGAATTCGCGACCCTGATCGCCTCGTCCCATTCTTCGAGCGAGAAGCCATGCGTGACGATGCCTTTCGACGTGACGAGCCCACGCGCGAGCAGATCGATCGCAATCGGATAGCAATATGGGCCGAGATGCGCGCCGCGCACGTCGAGTTCCTTTCGATCGCCGATGATCGACCAGTCCGTCGTCGTGTCGCTGCCGAACACCGAAAACTCCACGAAGCGTCCGAGCTTCCTGATGAGATCGAGCCCTTGCGTGACGCCCGAAGGCGAGCCGGTCGTCTCGATGTACACGTCGCAGCCATACTGATCCGTCAATGACTTCACGATAGCGAGCGCGTCGTCCTGCTTCGGATTGATCGTCACGTCCGCGCCGTATTCGCGCGCCAGTGCGAGACGTTCGTCGACGAGATCGATGACGACGAGTTTCTTCGGCGTCTTCAGATGCGCGACCTGCACCATCATCAGACCCAGTGGCCCCGCGCCTGCAATCACGACGACGTCGTCAAGCTGGATGTCGCCGCGGTTCACGGTGTGAATGGAACACGCCAGCGGTTCGATGATGGCGGCATCTTCCAGCGACACACCCAACGGAATCTTGTGCACGATCGCTGTGGGCGGAAAGCGCATGTACTCGGCCATGCCGCCATCGGCGACTTCGCGCTGGAAGCCGAAGATGTTGTGTACCTCGCACATCCAGTACTGGCCCGATCGGCAATAACGGCACTTCTCGCATGGCACGATCTGCTCGGCGATCACGCGATCACCCTGTTGCACGCCGAAATGTTCGGCGGCGCCTTCGCCGAGCTCTTCCACGTAACCGAAGAACTCGTGACCGGGAATGACGGGCGCCTTGACCCACGGGTTCGGGCCGCCCCAGAACATCTTCGCGCCCGACCAGCATTTGCAGTCGCTCGCGCAAATGCCGCAGGCGGCGATACGTATCACGAGTTCGTTGCGCCCGGCGCGCGGCCGCGCGACCTGCTCGACGCGATAATCCTTCGGTGCGCGGCAGACGATCGCCGTCATCTGTGACGCTGCTGGTTCGGTGGCGCTCATGATCGACCTCGCCTTCATTGTGTTGCGAGTCTTTCGGGGCGAAGCGCGCGGGCGCTTCGCCGGCCTGTTTGCCTGTTCCTGCTTGCTATTCCTGTTCCAATACGATCTGCACTTTCACGTCGGTCGGCTTGCCGCTCGCCGCTTCTTCGAATGCCTTGATGCCGTCCGCGAAGGCGAACGAACGCGAGATGAACGGCTTGACGTCGATGCGGCCCGACGCGATCAACTGGATCGCGCGCGGGAAAATATTCGCGTAGCGGAACACGGACTCGACGCGCGCTTCCTTGATCTGCAACGCGACGACATCGAGCGGCACAGGATGCTGCGGCATGCCGACGAGCACGAGACAGCCACCGGGGCAGAGCAGATCGACGATGCCGTCGAACGCCTTCTCGCTGCCGCTCGCTTCGAACACGATGTTGGCGCCCCAGTCGTCGGTCACGCGCTTCACGACGTCGCGCACAGGCGTTTCGCGGATATTCACGGCCGTCACGCCCGGCGTGCCGCCGATCAGTTCGAGCTTCTCCGGCACCATGTCGCAGACGATCACGCGGCTGCAACCGCCCGCGAGCGCCGCGAGCACGCACATCATGCCGATCGTGCCCGCGCCCAATACGACGGCCACATCGCCCGGCTTGATGGCCGCCTTCTTCGCGGCCTGAAGCCCGATCGACAGCGGCTCGACGATCGCGCCTTCTGCAAAACTCACGTTGTCCGGCAGCTTGTAGGTAAACGCGGCAGGATGAACGACGAATGGCGCGAGGCAGCCGTGCACGGGCGGCGTGGCCCAGAAGCGCACTTTCGGATCGAGGTTGTAGTAGCCCTCGCGCGACGCGCGCGATTCCATGTCGGGCACGCCGGGCTCCATGCAGACGCGGTCGCCGGGTTTCAGATGCTGCACTTCATCACCGACCTGCACGACGGTGCCCGCCGCTTCATGGCCGAGCACCATCGGCTCGTTGACGACGAATGGTCCGATGCGTCCATGCTGATAGTAGTGAATATCGCTGCCGCAGATGCCGACCGTATGGATGCGGATGCGCACGTCGCGCGGGCCGACCGTCTGCGGCAGGCTGAACGGCCGCAGGCTGATGCGCTGTGTGCCTTCGAGTACCAGTGCGTCCATCTTCATTCCTTTCGCAAGAGATGTTGAGCTGCCGAATTCGATCTGTTTTTCAGTCTCTCTGACTGCGCGCGCCGCCGCGCGCTCAACCTGCCTGGAAGCCACCATCCACGGCGAGGCTGACGCCGCTCACCATCGCGGCGTCGTCGCTGAGCAGGTACGCAATCGTGCGCGCCGCTTCGAGCGGCTGCACGAAGCGGTTGAGCGGAATGCGCGCGAGCATCGGCGCGGATTTCGCGGGATCGCTCCACGCTTTCTCGGCCATCGGCGTCAGCGTGACGACCGGGTTGACCGTGTTCACGCGGATGCCATGCGGCCCGAGTTCGACGGCCATCACGCGCGTGAGTCCGTCAAGCGCGGCTTTCGACGCGCAATAGGCGGCATGCAGCGGCAAGCCGACCGTCGCCGACAGGCTCGACACGTTGACGATGGAGCCATGTACGCCGCGCGCGATCATGCTGCGCGCGCATTGCTGCGCGACGATCATCGCGGCCTTTACGTTGACGGCCATGAGCGCGTCGAAGGCTTCGACGGTCGTGTCCAGAAACGGCTGTAATTCGACGATGCCCGCGCAATTGACGAGCAGGTCGACGGGCTGCGCGGCCTCGGCGGCCTTGAGCGTGGCGACGGGATCGGCGAGATTCACGCAGACTGTTTCGCAGCCGGTTTCTTCGGCGAGCGTGTGCAGATCGTCGGCCGTGCGGCTCAGTGCGATGACGCGCGCGCCGCGCTGCGCCAGAAGCTGCACGGTGGCGCGTCCAATGCCTTTGCCCGCGCCCGTGACGAGCGCGGTCTTGCTTTCGAATTCGCGATTGCGATCGGGCGTGAACATCGCGGCTCCTAGGGTTCCTCGCACAGACGGCGTGCCGTATCTTCGTCCGTCACGAGCACGGATGCATAGCGGCCGCGCAACGCGGCGCGCGTCACGTGAAATTTCTTCGCGCCGCCTGAAACGAGCACCACGTCGTCGATCTTGCGCAGATCGTCGAGCGAAATTGCGACCGTGCGGCGATTCAACGGATGATCGATCGGCTCGCCGTTCGCATCCATGAAATGGCCGAGCATGTCGCCGACGGCGCCTGCCTTGCGCAAGGTCCGCAGATCATCGGGCTTCGAAATCCCGTACGTGACCACCAGCGATTCCGTCAGGTCGCCGCAGGTCAGCAGCGCGACGTCGGCATTGCGCGCGAGTTCGTAGGTGGAGCGGACAGTCTCTTCCTGCAGGATCATGTCGCGCGCTTTCTGGCTCCCGACATAGATGGGCGCGGCGAACAGATAGCCGTCCGCATGACAGAGGTTCGCGAAATCGGAGACGATATCGAACGTGTTGATGCTCGGGCAATGCGACAGCCCGCCTTGCAGCGACACGGCGTTGATCGCGCCGTACGAGCGTTGCGGCATCGCGCGCAGCACCGCGCGGATCGTGCGCCCCCAGCCGATGCCGATCGTGCCGCCCGGCTCGATGTGTTTCGCGAGACAACCCGCTGCGCCGATGCCGAGCGCCGTCATGTTCGCTTCGGGATTCGCGCCCGTCGGCACGACGACGGCGGATTCGAGTTCGAAGCGTTCGGCGAGCTGTTCTTCGAGCGCGATGCACGGCGCGATCTTGCTGTTGATCGTGATCTGCACGAGGCCCGATTCGCGGCTCGCCGCGAGCAGCCGGTTCACGCGCACGCGGTTACTGCCGATACGATGCGCGATCTCCTGCTGCGTCAGATTGCCGATGTAGTAATGCCACGCGACGCGCGCCTGCAACTCCTCTTCGGCGTCGATCGCGGTGTCGGGTTCGGACAGCATCACGGGTGGGGCGGTCTTGTTCATGTACGGTCTTGTGTTTCGGTGAAAAGCAACGCGCCGTTATACCAGAGCGTTACTTCACCGCGCCCATCGTCAGCCCTTGCACGAGCCGGCC
This Paraburkholderia sabiae DNA region includes the following protein-coding sequences:
- the cuyB gene encoding cysteate racemase, yielding MTPVINEHRRKYGIVGGLGPLASADVFFKLVKALPPSTDSEHADLIFQQHPFRSGGSGSAATTERKLYIFEMIRDFEKQGVTTVVLPCFLSHTFIDELKTNTSLQIVDMVDAVRQHIRKRMHGARRIGILASDFTREKRLFERYFESPEFEVVYPRLHDGVDLVTEAVYGQEGIKRGNLRGRPVELLHRACADLIEQGVDVIVPGMTEIALVADEIRVLSVPLVDSNLVYAQQVVSGQYDSPSSVFKVGVVGGVGPAATIDFLDKVVRNTPAKRDQDHIRLIVEQNPQIPDRTENLIGDGADPTVSLYATCKRLEEGDADIIAIPCNTAHAFVERIQPYLGIPIVNMLTETVRYVRESWPDHRDIGVLATSGTIASGVYEKALESQGLRQIAPNAMLQGRVMEAIYGKRGVKAGFTTGRCQEDIADAVEGLVAQGVEIIILGCTELPLLLPLAEYIGRSGTHARLVDPTDVLARRCIAYATTASETARAATTPLPILQT
- the aspA gene encoding aspartate ammonia-lyase; its protein translation is MFNTTERTERIEHDLLGDLAVPDAAYYGVHTLRALANFPITGIPISTYPNLVNALASVKEAAAMANHDLGLLAGHKMNAIVHACREIRAGVAHDQFVVDVIQGGAGTSTNMNANEVIANLALEHLGHRRGDYSMLHPNEDVNLGQSTNDVYPTALKIATYMGIVQLVHAMGVLRHAFERKAEEFRDDLKMGRTQLQDAVPMTLGQEFSTFAVMLGEDEERLLEASKLICEINLGATAIGTGINTSPDYAPLACRHLASITGIPVTTSPNLVEATQDVGSFVQLSGVLKRVAIKLSKTCNDLRLLSSGPRAGFGEINLPPVQAGSSIMPGKVNPVIPEVVNQIAFEVIGNDVTVSFAAEAGQLQLNAFEPLIAHSIFKSVAHLRAGCLTLASRCVDGITANRDRLHSLVENSIGIVTALNPYIGYTNATQVAQQALLSGKSVAEIVIETGLLSRAQLDEILQPAMLTEPRRALAFDSGALEQG
- a CDS encoding IclR family transcriptional regulator, encoding MSAPESSRARGVDRVIGIFKELHVARRPLTMRELIEATRAPRSSVYELVTILTEAGWLETAADGSVFFGREMHYYGADYAMHNDLISRAHQTILGLVRKYDETTQLCMLEGNKYTVVLSENSARPFNITSDIGVRVPIPWTATGRLLLGHLTDDDVHALIPDEDYVLDDGRRIGFDAFMQDVRDAAARGYCCTEGLSMSFRLCMAAPVRDRTGLPIAALCFMTGRDTDPAKRAAMLDDLIASAKALSQPSMRT
- a CDS encoding amino acid ABC transporter ATP-binding protein codes for the protein MTTSIGSKPVINLNGVSKSFGATKVLKEINLEVRPGEVLVLIGASGSGKSTVLRIMAGLETADSGEVWVNEVPLHDVRRAKEIRGHVGMVFQQFNLFPHKTALGNVTLALIKARKMSPADARKRAMDVLDRVGLADRAEHYPSQLSGGQQQRVAIARALAVEPGIMFFDEATSALDPELVGEVTEVMRGLARDGMTMVVVTHEMGFARKTADRVVFMDKGVIAEQGVPEEIFVTPQNERTKQFLHRVLDH
- a CDS encoding amino acid ABC transporter permease, encoding MSTELLTTSLSILLQGLVATLLLSAASIVGGTLIGLLAAVLRSFGPWGSARVAKLYTELFRGTPVLITLMFIYFGVSYFGYAIDVFAAGVVGLSVYQGAYIAEVFRSGIEAVPKGQWEVSQILGLSKTQTFFSVVLPQTGKIVLPPLIGQYLSLIKDTSIVSMIGMSELMHGGQAIVDRVGKPVEIYGLVAVLYFVVCFPLSQWVRHHDRRSVLS
- a CDS encoding amino acid ABC transporter permease, which translates into the protein MSYQWLTLWGYVPEFFQAAWLTLQVTLLAFCVALILGLLTALAGASHLVPLRIIARGYIELIRNTPVLLQIFIVFFGLPSLGLNLSAYTAGVIALGVNVGAYMAEVFRAGIQSVPRGQIEAAGILGLGRSQVFIEVVLPQAARAVYPAIVNNLIQLLLGTSLLSAIALPELTGTATVINARTLLYIQTFSVTLIAYLILSNCLSWIAEQIGARVFHPPLMLKQHTRRRLLLIPRQANRT
- a CDS encoding ABC transporter substrate-binding protein, with the protein product MRLFKESVRFACLSAVVGLLALTGCTKVATTGQDAATGSTLQAVLQRGTLRVGDCLTFAPFGFYDKAGQPDGYDVDLAKELAKQMGVKLEMVNTTSANRIPNLQTAKVDVVFCNFTRNLERAKEIAFTTPYVVASEALLVKKSSGIQSVKDMSGHTIATVKGSTNGDEVRALGIPVKIQEFDSSEAAILAVKQGQADAMIEDNNFLAYQAKLDPELTVTNEALVPLEYNAFGVKSGDQVWLNYLNLFLFNINASKQNAQLYTKWFGTPPRYPLNPQF
- a CDS encoding alcohol dehydrogenase catalytic domain-containing protein, with amino-acid sequence MSATEPAASQMTAIVCRAPKDYRVEQVARPRAGRNELVIRIAACGICASDCKCWSGAKMFWGGPNPWVKAPVIPGHEFFGYVEELGEGAAEHFGVQQGDRVIAEQIVPCEKCRYCRSGQYWMCEVHNIFGFQREVADGGMAEYMRFPPTAIVHKIPLGVSLEDAAIIEPLACSIHTVNRGDIQLDDVVVIAGAGPLGLMMVQVAHLKTPKKLVVIDLVDERLALAREYGADVTINPKQDDALAIVKSLTDQYGCDVYIETTGSPSGVTQGLDLIRKLGRFVEFSVFGSDTTTDWSIIGDRKELDVRGAHLGPYCYPIAIDLLARGLVTSKGIVTHGFSLEEWDEAIRVANSLDSIKVLMKPR
- a CDS encoding NAD(P)-dependent alcohol dehydrogenase, which encodes MDALVLEGTQRISLRPFSLPQTVGPRDVRIRIHTVGICGSDIHYYQHGRIGPFVVNEPMVLGHEAAGTVVQVGDEVQHLKPGDRVCMEPGVPDMESRASREGYYNLDPKVRFWATPPVHGCLAPFVVHPAAFTYKLPDNVSFAEGAIVEPLSIGLQAAKKAAIKPGDVAVVLGAGTIGMMCVLAALAGGCSRVIVCDMVPEKLELIGGTPGVTAVNIRETPVRDVVKRVTDDWGANIVFEASGSEKAFDGIVDLLCPGGCLVLVGMPQHPVPLDVVALQIKEARVESVFRYANIFPRAIQLIASGRIDVKPFISRSFAFADGIKAFEEAASGKPTDVKVQIVLEQE
- a CDS encoding SDR family oxidoreductase; protein product: MFTPDRNREFESKTALVTGAGKGIGRATVQLLAQRGARVIALSRTADDLHTLAEETGCETVCVNLADPVATLKAAEAAQPVDLLVNCAGIVELQPFLDTTVEAFDALMAVNVKAAMIVAQQCARSMIARGVHGSIVNVSSLSATVGLPLHAAYCASKAALDGLTRVMAVELGPHGIRVNTVNPVVTLTPMAEKAWSDPAKSAPMLARIPLNRFVQPLEAARTIAYLLSDDAAMVSGVSLAVDGGFQAG
- a CDS encoding sugar-binding transcriptional regulator encodes the protein MNKTAPPVMLSEPDTAIDAEEELQARVAWHYYIGNLTQQEIAHRIGSNRVRVNRLLAASRESGLVQITINSKIAPCIALEEQLAERFELESAVVVPTGANPEANMTALGIGAAGCLAKHIEPGGTIGIGWGRTIRAVLRAMPQRSYGAINAVSLQGGLSHCPSINTFDIVSDFANLCHADGYLFAAPIYVGSQKARDMILQEETVRSTYELARNADVALLTCGDLTESLVVTYGISKPDDLRTLRKAGAVGDMLGHFMDANGEPIDHPLNRRTVAISLDDLRKIDDVVLVSGGAKKFHVTRAALRGRYASVLVTDEDTARRLCEEP